One stretch of Saccharopolyspora erythraea DNA includes these proteins:
- the eccB gene encoding type VII secretion protein EccB → MASTPTTKSQVQAYRFVLRRMESALVRKDAVMLHDPMGSHKRATVIGAVLACIGLIGFLVWGLFAGKGTVPEPGSIVIAKESGSVFVVTADDKAQKRLIPMLNMASARLLVMAQGGGQGGAATPTTVKESALAEFPRGPRTGIVNAPSYLPAANNGALPAWAVCDVGQVKDTLNSADIERSAKVETVVIGGDNHHGTPLNPEQSLYVRDQSSGKSYLVYRVENLPGQQRTQAVKSEIDRTDSVVADIYRLRGKTPRTISTNMLNAIPNAPGVPVMRVPSVPGEGTPIDYMQGKDVGDVVKRTIPNQPNEYFVLMQDGKQRISAGAAGVLHASRESSKEIPDMTGAITDAPDAPKQQEINVSGYPMAVPTPLTFQQADTSCLSWENINNEHHITVTTNKGTPAVKPAVKLAQYDGAGPKVDYFYMPAGKAAVVRGTANESGAGSGPISLVSDQGVTYGIKDVATAQGLGVIGTAFDIKDAPSWLLRGIPPTLPSGDFLDPAQASFVYDSIPVPPGAVNRPPPQKQGGATAGS, encoded by the coding sequence ATGGCATCAACACCCACAACCAAGTCACAGGTCCAGGCATATCGGTTCGTGCTGCGCCGAATGGAATCGGCGTTGGTGCGCAAGGACGCGGTGATGCTGCACGATCCGATGGGCTCCCACAAGAGGGCCACGGTGATCGGTGCTGTCCTCGCGTGCATCGGTTTGATCGGGTTTCTCGTTTGGGGGCTGTTCGCGGGCAAGGGCACCGTGCCGGAACCCGGCTCGATCGTGATCGCAAAGGAAAGCGGAAGTGTCTTCGTCGTTACCGCCGACGACAAGGCGCAGAAGCGGCTGATCCCGATGCTGAACATGGCGTCGGCGCGGTTGCTGGTGATGGCGCAGGGCGGCGGTCAGGGCGGCGCGGCGACACCGACGACGGTCAAGGAGTCGGCGCTCGCGGAGTTCCCGCGCGGTCCGAGGACGGGAATCGTCAACGCGCCGAGCTACCTGCCGGCGGCCAACAACGGTGCGCTGCCCGCGTGGGCGGTCTGCGACGTCGGCCAGGTCAAGGACACCCTGAACTCGGCCGACATCGAGCGCTCCGCCAAGGTCGAGACCGTCGTGATCGGTGGTGACAACCACCACGGCACGCCGCTGAACCCGGAGCAGTCCCTCTACGTCAGGGACCAGTCCTCGGGCAAGAGCTACCTGGTCTACCGGGTGGAGAACCTGCCGGGCCAGCAGCGCACCCAGGCGGTCAAGTCCGAGATCGACCGCACCGACTCGGTGGTCGCCGACATCTACCGCCTGCGCGGCAAGACCCCGCGCACGATCAGCACCAACATGCTCAACGCGATCCCGAACGCACCGGGTGTGCCGGTCATGAGGGTGCCGAGCGTGCCGGGCGAGGGGACGCCGATCGACTACATGCAGGGCAAGGACGTCGGCGACGTCGTCAAGCGGACCATCCCGAACCAGCCCAACGAGTACTTCGTGCTGATGCAGGACGGCAAGCAGCGGATCAGCGCCGGTGCCGCCGGTGTCCTGCACGCTTCCCGGGAGAGCAGCAAGGAGATCCCGGACATGACCGGCGCGATCACCGACGCGCCGGACGCACCGAAGCAGCAGGAGATCAACGTCTCCGGCTACCCGATGGCGGTGCCGACCCCGCTGACCTTCCAGCAGGCCGACACGTCCTGCCTGAGCTGGGAGAACATCAACAACGAGCACCACATCACCGTCACCACCAACAAGGGCACGCCCGCGGTCAAGCCCGCCGTGAAGCTGGCCCAGTACGACGGTGCGGGCCCGAAGGTGGACTACTTCTACATGCCGGCGGGCAAGGCCGCGGTGGTGCGCGGTACGGCCAACGAGTCCGGTGCGGGCAGCGGTCCGATCTCGCTGGTCTCCGACCAGGGCGTGACCTACGGCATCAAGGACGTCGCGACGGCGCAGGGGCTCGGTGTGATCGGCACCGCGTTCGACATCAAGGACGCGCCGTCGTGGCTGCTGCGCGGCATCCCGCCGACGCTGCCCAGCGGTGACTTCCTCGACCCGGCGCAGGCGAGCTTCGTCTACGACTCGATCCCGGTGCCGCCGGGTGCGGTCAACCGCCCGCCGCCGCAGAAGCAGGGCGGTGCCACCGCAGGCAGCTGA
- the mycP gene encoding type VII secretion-associated serine protease mycosin, translated as MRSSLTRRGSVRRTMALSAVVGIAVFGPAMPAATAQPFVGPPELRETGVNGSPLGVKGAPEQTQGCMQANSGDSTIEEKPWSQLALGFEQAHEQNLTGAGKTIAVIDTGVNPHHRLNLNGGGGSAVPGGGANTDCDGHGTIVAGIIAAHSDENTGFVGVAPDAQIMSIRQSSKLYQYRQEKKTIGDTETMAQAIQFAVNQNVDVINISQSSCQTIAQASNPADRFNNELHQAVANAYRKNIVVVAAAGNADGTCQKNPSGSPTTAVLPAWFDDYVLTVGSVGQQGQPSEFTVPGPWVDVAAPGENLISLDPGSGGSGLASQIAAGADGQMQPIQGTSFAAPYVSGLVTLIKEKYEKAGNPLNARQIMDRIKATAMHPGGNNGRNDIVGYGMIDFMAALNDIVPPEHGKLPAPMKPTRLSADVIPQKDYPALLVALGGSVGGVAAVIFTAFLVNAVRNVRLRQAEAAAKTKSRRE; from the coding sequence ATGCGCTCCAGCTTGACGCGCCGCGGGAGCGTGCGGCGCACCATGGCGCTGTCGGCGGTGGTGGGCATCGCGGTCTTCGGACCCGCGATGCCCGCCGCCACCGCGCAGCCGTTCGTCGGCCCGCCGGAACTGCGCGAGACGGGGGTCAACGGGAGCCCTCTGGGCGTGAAGGGAGCCCCTGAGCAGACCCAGGGGTGCATGCAGGCCAACAGCGGCGACTCCACGATCGAGGAGAAGCCGTGGAGCCAGCTCGCGCTCGGCTTCGAGCAGGCTCACGAGCAGAACCTGACGGGCGCGGGCAAGACGATCGCCGTGATCGACACCGGCGTGAACCCCCACCACCGGCTGAACCTGAACGGAGGCGGCGGTAGTGCGGTGCCAGGTGGCGGGGCCAACACCGACTGCGACGGGCACGGCACGATCGTCGCGGGGATCATCGCCGCACATTCCGACGAGAACACCGGCTTCGTCGGCGTGGCCCCTGATGCCCAGATCATGTCCATCCGGCAGTCTTCGAAGCTCTACCAGTACCGGCAGGAGAAGAAGACCATCGGCGACACCGAGACGATGGCGCAGGCGATCCAGTTCGCGGTGAACCAGAACGTCGACGTCATCAACATCTCGCAGTCGTCGTGCCAGACGATCGCCCAGGCCAGCAACCCGGCCGACCGGTTCAACAACGAGCTGCACCAGGCGGTTGCCAACGCCTACCGGAAGAACATCGTCGTGGTGGCCGCGGCTGGCAACGCGGACGGCACCTGCCAGAAGAACCCGTCGGGCAGCCCGACCACTGCGGTGCTGCCCGCCTGGTTCGACGACTACGTGCTGACCGTCGGCTCCGTCGGACAGCAGGGCCAGCCGTCAGAGTTCACCGTTCCCGGCCCGTGGGTGGACGTCGCGGCGCCGGGCGAGAACCTGATCTCACTCGACCCGGGCAGCGGCGGCAGCGGCCTCGCCAGCCAGATCGCGGCGGGCGCGGACGGGCAGATGCAGCCGATCCAGGGCACCAGCTTCGCCGCACCATACGTCTCCGGTCTCGTCACCCTGATCAAGGAGAAGTACGAGAAGGCGGGCAACCCGCTCAACGCCCGTCAGATCATGGACCGGATCAAGGCGACCGCGATGCACCCGGGCGGCAACAACGGGCGCAACGACATCGTCGGCTACGGCATGATCGACTTCATGGCGGCGCTGAATGACATCGTGCCGCCCGAGCACGGCAAGCTGCCCGCGCCGATGAAGCCGACGCGCCTCAGCGCGGACGTGATCCCGCAGAAGGACTACCCCGCCCTGCTGGTCGCCCTCGGCGGCTCCGTCGGTGGCGTCGCCGCGGTGATCTTCACGGCGTTCCTGGTGAACGCGGTGCGCAACGTCCGCCTGCGGCAGGCCGAGGCAGCGGCCAAGACCAAGTCGCGGCGCGAGTAG
- the eccD gene encoding type VII secretion integral membrane protein EccD, producing the protein MATGTTVFSRVTVVAPTTRIDLALPADVSVADLLPMLLEMAREATPDGGSRHGGWCLAKLSGDELDPSQTLASLGIVDGDMLQLRRRSDNPPPPLYDDVVDALAEAEPGSYRPWTKETAQKLGHISGVLGLVAAAAAIGVAGPAGMLHPELDSTLAMVYQIIAAVVGVAVAILATGVGSMVTRAYGAATTGTVIAAAGGLPMAFVGGFNIVPGSSLAPRLLLASALVLIFAAISIMVIGAGIVTFIAAATVSAFGTIAFVIATLVPGAEDHAAGIAAGAAAVGLAGISLLPRITIQLAKLPLPHVPGSAEDLKEDQGFPDYRQIERQTGLAHRYMTGLIIGCGLTAAIGAILSAAGPAIWGPLMSAVVAAVLLLRGRNYANGSQAIALLLCGLLAALGVGIGLIVQVALSPLWVAWVFPPLLLLGVLALVFGVVFPNRRFSPVQRRMVDILEAVLIALVLPLAFGVMDLYMAVRDLNLNFF; encoded by the coding sequence GTGGCGACCGGGACCACGGTGTTCAGCCGCGTGACAGTGGTGGCGCCGACAACTCGCATCGACCTGGCGCTGCCCGCAGACGTCTCGGTGGCTGACCTGCTACCGATGCTGCTGGAAATGGCCCGTGAGGCCACTCCGGACGGCGGTTCGCGGCACGGCGGCTGGTGCCTGGCCAAGCTCAGCGGCGACGAGCTCGACCCGAGCCAGACGCTGGCGTCGCTGGGCATCGTCGACGGCGACATGCTGCAGCTCCGTCGCAGGTCGGACAACCCCCCGCCGCCGTTGTACGACGACGTCGTCGACGCGCTGGCCGAGGCCGAGCCGGGCAGCTACCGCCCGTGGACCAAGGAGACCGCGCAGAAGCTCGGCCACATCTCCGGTGTGCTGGGCCTGGTCGCCGCGGCGGCCGCGATCGGCGTCGCCGGGCCCGCGGGAATGCTGCACCCAGAACTGGACAGCACGCTGGCGATGGTCTACCAGATCATCGCGGCGGTCGTCGGCGTCGCGGTGGCGATCCTGGCGACCGGTGTCGGCTCGATGGTCACCCGTGCCTACGGGGCGGCCACGACCGGCACCGTGATCGCGGCCGCCGGCGGTCTGCCGATGGCCTTCGTCGGCGGCTTCAACATCGTGCCGGGCTCGTCGCTGGCGCCGAGGCTGCTGCTGGCCAGTGCGCTGGTGCTGATCTTCGCCGCGATCTCGATCATGGTGATCGGCGCGGGCATCGTCACCTTCATCGCCGCCGCCACGGTGTCGGCCTTCGGCACCATCGCCTTCGTCATAGCGACGCTGGTCCCGGGTGCCGAGGACCACGCGGCGGGCATCGCCGCCGGTGCGGCCGCGGTCGGTCTCGCCGGCATCTCGCTGCTGCCGCGGATCACGATCCAGCTGGCCAAGCTCCCGCTCCCGCACGTCCCCGGCAGCGCCGAGGACCTCAAGGAGGACCAGGGCTTCCCGGACTACCGGCAGATCGAGCGCCAGACCGGTCTGGCGCACCGCTACATGACCGGCCTGATCATCGGCTGCGGCCTGACCGCCGCCATCGGTGCGATCCTCTCGGCCGCCGGCCCGGCGATCTGGGGTCCGCTGATGTCCGCGGTCGTCGCGGCGGTGCTGCTGCTGCGCGGCCGCAACTACGCCAACGGCAGCCAGGCCATCGCCCTGCTGCTGTGCGGTCTGCTCGCCGCCCTGGGCGTGGGCATCGGCCTGATCGTGCAGGTGGCGCTGTCGCCGCTGTGGGTCGCGTGGGTCTTCCCGCCGCTGCTGCTGCTCGGCGTGCTCGCGCTGGTCTTCGGCGTGGTGTTCCCGAACCGCAGGTTCTCGCCGGTCCAGCGCCGCATGGTGGACATCCTGGAAGCGGTGCTGATCGCGCTGGTGCTGCCGCTGGCCTTCGGCGTGATGGACCTCTACATGGCGGTTCGCGACCTCAACCTGAACTTCTTCTGA
- the eccCa gene encoding type VII secretion protein EccCa produces the protein MSTLQFKRTPRLAAPRPPGGEVHLEPPPEIPRTIPGNVIQKVLPGVMIVASLGMMVFMLQRAKDNPMMMMMPMMMLISTFGMMAGGGKDGGQKKAEMNEDRKDYLRYLGQMRDRAREAAEEQRLAREWVHPDPQTLWSIAAGSRRMWERRGNDNDFCQVRVGRGSQRLETRLVPPQTGPVDELEPITTLALRRFVRAHSLVAGLPIAISMRGFAAVGLQGDRELTRSLARAMICQLATFHTPDDVIIAVASSGRARREWDWVKWLPHAQHPTETDGIGPMRLMAGSLRAIEEMLSEQLADRPRFQRNAAPPDGQPHVVILIDDAEISREEALIVEGGMAGVTMIDLSDVLGQITARRGMRMVVEEDRIGARGGSGVEWFGEPDAVSMEQATSLARSLSPYRVAGGPAVEADSGGYEPLTTPLNYIEQLGLAGDAVTFDIHEAWRPRSRDDLYRVAIGPGEYGEIVHLDIKETASGGMGPHGLCIGATGSGKSEFLRTIVLGLIATHSSSMLNFVLVDFKGGATFNGFDDAPHVSANISNLGDDSTLIDRMQDALAGEMNRRQEVLQAAGAKNVWDYRKQGEAGDEKAQEPLPALFVVIDEFGELLAKKPEFADLFNEIGRLGRSLQVHLLLASQRLEEGKLRGLDAHLSYRIGLKTFNAAESRAAIGIPDAADLPATGGHGYLKHPNGMDRFRAAYVSGYLHQTTGRKPAGAAASPVTGEKQPRIFIPDYIEKPPEPETPVVEEVKEQPQDELAPTDFQVIIRKTINAGPPPHQVWLPPLDAPPTLDTLLPPLQATDDRGYTAAGFAGSGRLQVPVGLVDVPFHQRQDYYMLDLGGANGHGAVVGRPQSGKSNVLRTLVASMALTHTPQEVQFYCIDLGGGSLASLKNLPHVGGFGGRRDPDTVRRTVSELKGLMAEREGRFQSQGIDGISDFRNRKRRGDISDDAYGDVFLLIDGWAAFRQEFETLEQDVLNLASQGLAFGIHVFVSANRWAEIRPALKDLLGTRMELRLGDHTESEIHRKIAANVPEGRPGRGLHPSELHFLAAVPRVDSENIGDRINVELTAANEERRPARAGWELYNDDLADGVSDLVNRVKSSWKGRPAPQVRLLPDLLPYEQLPTPEQQPRPKLVPIGINEEGLHPVYLDFQQEPHFYAFGEREAGKTALLRTIVRGITTRYTPKEALILLVDYRRTMLGFLNSHLLEYSVGADQLKSNVKDVVNALKKRLPGPDVTQQQLRDRSWWSGPELFVVVDDYDLVAPSGNNPLAPLADFVPQASDVGLHFVIARNSGGANRALFEPIIGKMRESSAPGLAMSANKDDGQLVGNIKSRQLPPGRGTLVSRSLKGGPQMIQTAFIRPE, from the coding sequence GTGAGCACGCTGCAGTTCAAGCGCACGCCACGCCTGGCCGCTCCGAGGCCACCGGGCGGAGAGGTGCACCTCGAACCGCCGCCGGAGATCCCGCGGACCATCCCCGGCAACGTCATCCAGAAGGTTCTTCCGGGCGTCATGATCGTCGCGTCGCTCGGGATGATGGTCTTCATGCTCCAGCGGGCAAAAGACAACCCGATGATGATGATGATGCCGATGATGATGCTCATCTCGACATTCGGGATGATGGCGGGCGGGGGCAAGGACGGCGGCCAGAAGAAGGCCGAGATGAACGAGGACCGCAAGGACTACCTGCGGTACCTCGGCCAGATGCGCGACCGCGCGCGGGAGGCCGCCGAGGAGCAGCGGCTGGCCCGCGAGTGGGTGCACCCCGACCCGCAGACGCTGTGGTCGATCGCCGCCGGCAGCCGCCGGATGTGGGAGCGGCGCGGCAACGACAACGACTTCTGCCAGGTCCGGGTCGGCCGCGGCTCGCAGCGGCTGGAGACACGCCTGGTGCCGCCGCAGACCGGGCCCGTCGACGAGCTGGAGCCGATCACCACTCTGGCGCTGCGCCGCTTCGTGCGCGCGCACTCGCTGGTGGCCGGGCTGCCGATCGCGATCTCGATGCGCGGCTTCGCCGCCGTGGGCCTGCAGGGCGACCGGGAGCTGACCCGGAGCCTCGCGCGCGCCATGATCTGCCAGCTCGCGACGTTCCACACCCCTGACGACGTGATCATCGCGGTCGCCAGCAGCGGGCGCGCCCGCCGCGAGTGGGACTGGGTCAAGTGGCTGCCGCACGCGCAGCACCCCACCGAGACCGACGGCATCGGCCCGATGCGGCTGATGGCCGGTTCGCTGCGGGCGATCGAGGAGATGCTCTCCGAGCAGCTCGCCGACCGCCCGCGCTTCCAGCGCAACGCGGCCCCGCCGGACGGCCAGCCGCACGTGGTGATCCTGATCGACGACGCCGAGATCAGCCGCGAGGAGGCGCTGATCGTCGAGGGCGGCATGGCCGGTGTGACCATGATCGACCTGTCCGACGTGCTCGGCCAGATCACCGCGCGCCGCGGCATGCGCATGGTCGTCGAGGAGGACCGCATCGGTGCCCGCGGCGGCAGCGGTGTCGAGTGGTTCGGCGAGCCGGACGCGGTGAGCATGGAGCAGGCCACTTCGCTGGCCCGCTCGCTGTCGCCGTACCGGGTCGCGGGCGGTCCCGCGGTGGAGGCCGACAGCGGCGGCTACGAGCCGCTGACCACGCCGCTGAACTACATCGAGCAGCTCGGTCTGGCCGGCGACGCGGTCACCTTCGACATCCACGAGGCGTGGCGGCCCCGGTCGAGGGACGACCTGTACCGGGTGGCGATCGGCCCCGGCGAGTACGGCGAGATCGTGCACCTGGACATCAAGGAGACCGCCTCCGGCGGCATGGGCCCGCACGGCCTGTGCATCGGTGCGACCGGTTCCGGTAAGTCGGAGTTCCTGCGCACCATCGTGCTCGGCCTGATCGCCACGCACTCGTCGTCGATGCTCAACTTCGTGCTCGTCGACTTCAAGGGTGGTGCGACGTTCAACGGGTTCGACGACGCGCCGCACGTGTCGGCCAACATCTCCAACCTCGGTGACGACTCCACCCTGATCGACCGCATGCAGGACGCCCTGGCCGGTGAGATGAACCGCCGCCAGGAGGTGCTGCAGGCCGCGGGCGCCAAGAACGTCTGGGACTACCGCAAGCAGGGCGAGGCCGGTGACGAGAAGGCGCAGGAACCGCTGCCCGCGCTGTTCGTCGTCATCGACGAGTTCGGTGAGCTGCTGGCCAAGAAGCCGGAGTTCGCCGACCTGTTCAACGAGATCGGCCGGCTGGGTCGTTCGCTGCAGGTCCACCTGCTGCTGGCGTCGCAGCGGCTGGAGGAGGGCAAGCTGCGCGGTCTCGACGCGCACCTGTCCTACCGGATCGGTCTGAAGACCTTCAACGCCGCGGAGTCCCGCGCCGCGATCGGCATCCCCGACGCCGCGGACCTGCCCGCCACGGGTGGTCACGGGTACCTGAAGCACCCCAACGGCATGGACCGCTTCCGCGCCGCGTACGTGTCGGGCTACCTGCACCAGACGACCGGTCGCAAGCCCGCGGGCGCCGCGGCCTCGCCGGTGACCGGTGAGAAGCAGCCGCGCATCTTCATCCCGGACTACATCGAGAAGCCGCCGGAGCCGGAGACGCCGGTGGTCGAGGAGGTCAAGGAGCAGCCGCAGGACGAGCTGGCCCCGACCGACTTCCAGGTCATCATCCGCAAGACCATCAACGCGGGCCCGCCGCCGCACCAGGTGTGGCTGCCGCCGCTGGACGCACCGCCCACCCTCGACACGCTGCTGCCGCCGTTGCAGGCCACCGACGACCGCGGTTACACGGCGGCGGGCTTCGCGGGCAGCGGCCGGTTGCAGGTGCCGGTGGGTCTGGTCGACGTGCCGTTCCACCAGCGGCAGGACTACTACATGCTGGACCTGGGCGGCGCGAACGGGCACGGCGCGGTCGTCGGCCGTCCGCAGTCGGGCAAGTCCAACGTGCTGCGCACGCTGGTCGCGTCCATGGCCCTGACCCACACGCCACAGGAGGTGCAGTTCTACTGCATCGACCTCGGTGGCGGTTCGCTGGCGTCGCTGAAGAACCTGCCGCACGTCGGTGGTTTCGGCGGTCGCCGCGACCCCGACACGGTCCGCCGGACGGTGTCGGAGCTCAAGGGCCTGATGGCCGAGCGGGAAGGCCGCTTCCAGTCCCAGGGCATCGACGGCATCAGCGACTTCCGCAACCGCAAGCGGCGCGGCGACATCAGCGACGACGCCTACGGCGACGTCTTCCTGCTCATCGACGGCTGGGCGGCGTTCCGGCAGGAGTTCGAGACGCTCGAGCAGGACGTGCTGAACCTCGCCTCGCAGGGTCTGGCGTTCGGCATCCACGTGTTCGTCTCGGCCAACCGCTGGGCGGAGATCCGCCCCGCGCTCAAGGACCTGCTGGGCACCCGGATGGAGCTGCGGCTCGGTGACCACACCGAGTCCGAGATCCACCGCAAGATCGCGGCCAACGTGCCCGAGGGCCGCCCTGGCCGCGGTCTGCACCCGTCGGAGCTGCACTTCCTGGCGGCGGTGCCGCGCGTGGACAGCGAGAACATCGGTGACCGCATCAACGTGGAGCTCACCGCCGCCAACGAGGAGCGCAGGCCCGCCCGCGCCGGGTGGGAGCTCTACAACGACGACCTCGCCGACGGCGTCAGCGACCTGGTCAACCGGGTCAAGAGCTCCTGGAAGGGCCGTCCGGCCCCGCAGGTCCGCCTGCTGCCGGACCTGCTGCCCTACGAGCAGCTGCCGACGCCGGAGCAGCAGCCCCGGCCGAAGCTGGTGCCGATCGGCATCAACGAGGAGGGCCTGCACCCGGTCTACCTGGACTTCCAGCAGGAACCGCACTTCTACGCCTTCGGCGAGCGGGAAGCGGGCAAGACGGCGCTGCTGCGCACGATCGTCCGCGGCATCACCACCCGCTACACCCCGAAGGAGGCGCTGATCCTGCTGGTCGACTACCGGCGGACCATGCTGGGCTTCCTCAACAGCCACCTGCTGGAGTACTCGGTGGGTGCCGACCAGCTCAAGAGCAACGTCAAGGACGTCGTCAACGCGCTGAAGAAGCGGTTGCCGGGTCCGGACGTCACGCAGCAGCAGCTGCGCGACCGCTCGTGGTGGTCGGGTCCGGAGCTGTTCGTCGTGGTCGACGACTACGACCTGGTCGCGCCGTCGGGCAACAACCCGCTGGCACCGCTGGCGGACTTCGTCCCGCAGGCGTCCGACGTCGGTCTGCACTTCGTCATCGCCCGCAACTCCGGTGGCGCGAACCGCGCGCTGTTCGAGCCGATCATCGGCAAGATGCGCGAGTCCTCAGCGCCGGGTCTGGCGATGAGCGCGAACAAGGACGACGGCCAGCTCGTCGGCAACATCAAGTCGCGGCAGCTGCCGCCGGGCCGCGGCACGCTGGTCAGCCGCTCGCTCAAGGGCGGTCCGCAGATGATCCAGACGGCCTTCATCAGGCCGGAGTGA